From the genome of Solidesulfovibrio carbinolicus, one region includes:
- a CDS encoding type II toxin-antitoxin system HicA family toxin, which translates to MKGRELLRRLAALGVVVEPARGKGGHCLLRHGGNKAPLPVHGDADISPVFIKMLCKQLGIDPKEL; encoded by the coding sequence ATGAAGGGGCGCGAACTCTTGCGGCGGCTGGCCGCCCTCGGCGTGGTGGTCGAGCCGGCCCGGGGAAAAGGCGGCCATTGCCTGCTTCGCCATGGCGGCAACAAGGCCCCGCTGCCTGTCCACGGTGACGCAGACATTAGCCCCGTCTTCATCAAGATGCTGTGCAAGCAGTTGGGCATTGACCCCAAGGAGCTTTAA
- the cas2 gene encoding CRISPR-associated endonuclease Cas2 yields the protein MLVLVSYDVNTQDAAGRRRLRKIARHCENWGQRVQYSVFECVVDPAQWVALRGNLVACMDPGKDSLRFYFLGANWKNRVEHVGAKPGYDPQGPLIL from the coding sequence ATGCTGGTTTTAGTCAGCTATGACGTGAACACGCAGGACGCGGCCGGTCGCCGCCGGCTGCGCAAGATCGCGCGGCACTGCGAGAACTGGGGGCAGCGGGTGCAGTATTCGGTTTTCGAGTGCGTGGTGGACCCGGCCCAGTGGGTGGCGCTGCGGGGGAATCTGGTGGCGTGCATGGACCCGGGGAAAGACAGTCTTCGGTTCTATTTTCTGGGAGCCAATTGGAAGAATCGCGTTGAGCATGTGGGGGCCAAGCCCGGCTATGATCCGCAGGGGCCATTGATTTTGTGA
- the cas1c gene encoding type I-C CRISPR-associated endonuclease Cas1c, with protein MKPLLNTLFVTTQESYLAKDGECVAVHQGDVLKGKVPIHTLGGLVLFGQISCSPFLLGHCAKNGVTVSWLTQNGRFLAAMHGPVSGNVLLRREQYRRADNEDASASIAASMVIGKIANCRTVLLRTARERPSRELDGAADRLVQCLRRLREPLPLNVVRGIEGEAGQAYFGVFDKLIRNADPAFRFAGRNRRPPLDAVNCLLSFLYTLLVHDVRGALESCGLDPAVGFLHRDRPGRPSLALDLMEEFRPYLADRLACTLINRGQVKAKGFKHTESGAVIMDDATRKEVLTAWQERKQETVEHPFLQEKMATGLLYHCQARLLARYLRGDLDAYPPFVIR; from the coding sequence ATGAAGCCGCTGCTCAACACCCTGTTCGTCACCACCCAGGAAAGCTACCTCGCCAAGGACGGCGAATGCGTGGCCGTGCATCAAGGCGACGTCCTCAAGGGCAAGGTGCCCATCCATACCCTGGGCGGACTGGTGCTGTTCGGCCAGATTTCCTGTAGTCCGTTTCTGCTGGGGCACTGCGCCAAAAACGGCGTCACGGTGTCGTGGCTGACCCAAAACGGGCGATTCCTCGCGGCCATGCACGGCCCGGTCAGCGGCAATGTGCTGCTGCGGCGCGAGCAGTATCGCCGGGCTGACAATGAGGACGCAAGTGCGTCCATCGCCGCGTCCATGGTGATCGGGAAAATCGCCAACTGCCGCACCGTGTTGCTGCGCACTGCTCGTGAGCGACCGAGCCGGGAACTCGACGGGGCAGCGGATCGGCTGGTCCAGTGTCTGCGGCGGCTGCGCGAACCGCTGCCGCTCAACGTGGTGCGCGGCATTGAGGGCGAGGCCGGACAGGCCTACTTCGGCGTCTTCGACAAGCTCATTCGCAACGCCGATCCGGCTTTCCGCTTCGCCGGGCGCAACCGGCGTCCGCCGCTGGACGCCGTGAACTGTCTGCTTTCCTTTCTGTATACGCTGCTGGTCCATGATGTGCGCGGGGCGCTGGAAAGCTGTGGGCTTGATCCGGCGGTGGGTTTCCTGCACCGCGACCGGCCGGGCCGGCCGAGTCTTGCCCTGGACCTCATGGAGGAGTTTCGCCCCTATCTGGCGGATCGTCTGGCCTGCACCCTCATCAATAGAGGGCAGGTGAAGGCCAAGGGTTTCAAACACACGGAATCCGGGGCCGTCATCATGGACGACGCCACTCGCAAGGAGGTGCTGACCGCGTGGCAGGAGCGCAAGCAGGAGACCGTCGAGCATCCCTTTTTGCAGGAAAAAATGGCGACGGGGTTGCTCTATCACTGCCAGGCGCGCTTGCTGGCCCGCTATCTGCGCGGCGATCTGGACGCCTATCCGCCTTTTGTGATCCGGTGA
- a CDS encoding type II toxin-antitoxin system HicB family antitoxin, producing the protein MLRFPVVLTPDENGTVIAEVPDIPGTITFGQDEAEALDMALDAALTMLSAMMDDGEDIPSPSEPTAGQSCIELPPMAVVKLAVYQGMKDQGVSQLKMAVRLHTDAKSVRRLLDLYHRSKWDHLEMALEALGYRVQVRVEPSPIYPGFFGDRGKERVWG; encoded by the coding sequence ATGCTGCGCTTCCCCGTGGTGCTGACCCCGGACGAAAACGGAACCGTTATTGCCGAAGTGCCCGACATCCCCGGGACCATCACTTTCGGGCAGGACGAAGCCGAGGCCCTGGACATGGCGCTTGACGCAGCCCTGACCATGCTTTCCGCCATGATGGACGACGGCGAGGACATCCCCAGCCCGAGCGAACCCACGGCAGGACAAAGCTGCATAGAACTACCGCCCATGGCCGTGGTCAAGCTGGCCGTCTACCAGGGCATGAAGGATCAAGGCGTCTCACAACTCAAGATGGCCGTCCGGCTGCACACCGACGCCAAGTCCGTGCGCCGCCTGCTGGACCTCTACCACCGCAGCAAGTGGGACCATCTGGAAATGGCGCTTGAAGCCCTCGGCTACCGCGTCCAGGTGCGCGTCGAGCCGTCCCCGATCTATCCCGGCTTCTTCGGCGACCGGGGCAAGGAGCGCGTTTGGGGATAG